CATAGCTGAGGGTGACGGCGCACTGCTGGCCTTCAGGCCACGTAAATTGGGGCTGTTGTTTCATCTCGCGAAGTTATTCTGCATAATGCGCCTACCTTTAAGCAAGCGTGTTTCGCTCGATTTAATCGAGTGCGCTTACATCTGAGCAGAGGGCATTGTGCTTAGGTCTTGGTGCTTGTGCGGTCTGCGCTTTGCCCATGCTTTTCCCATTGCGCTTGTGGCCGCGCAGCCCACTCTCTTGAGGATGTTCGACTTTGAGCAAATCTACGCAGCCATCCCCAAATACCTTCCGCTGATTGTCACGACTACCGTTGTCGTTGTCGCACTTCGATTAATTCAATGGCTCTGGTTGGGGCGTAAGTTTGATGCTTTTTCGGACCGTAAGATTATCCCGCAAGTTTTGATGCTTTTGTTTAGTCTGGTGGGGGTCGTGTTTGTCGTCTTATCGCTACCGGTGAGTGATACCTTACGAGCTCAAATACTTAGTTTAATGGGGCTTGTGATGACGGGGGTCATGGCTCTGTCGTCGACGACTTTTGTCGCAAATGCTTTTGCTGGTTCCATGCTGCGCCTCACCCGTAGTTTTCGTGTCGGTGATTATATTAGAATTGGAACGCAAGGGGGGCGAGTGACTGAGCGTGGCATCTTTCATACCGAGATTCAGACGGAAGATCGCGACCTGACGACGTTTCCCAATTTATTTTTAGTGACCAATGCAGTTACCGTGGTGCGCACCTCTGGTACCATAGTATCGGCAACGATTTCATTGGGCTATGACCTGGCGCATGCTCGAGTCGAAGAACTCTTGATTGAGGCTGCTAAGCAGGTTGAGTTGGAAGACCCTTATGTGCATGTGTTGGAACTCGGTGACTTCTCGGTAACTTACAAAGTGTGTGGTTTTCTTTCGGATATTAAGGTGATGTTGACCACACGTTCCCGTTTAAAGAAATCGATCTTAGATACCTTGCACGCTGCTAATATTGAGATCGTTTCGCCCACCTTTATGAATCAGCGTCCACAAAAAGAGGGCGTGGTGTTTATTCCCAGAGCTTGCACGCAGGCCGATTCGGTTTCGCCGGTCGACTTGAAGACTGCTGAAGAGCTCGCCTTTGATAAGGCCGATGATGCTGAGGCAGAAGCATTGATGAATGGTGAACCCATCGGCGAAGACGACGGTGATTCAGTTGCTGGCAAAAGCGCGAAGTAGAGTGCTTATTTAGGTGGTATTCGTTGTTGACGGATGCAATCTGGTGTTAAATATTTAATACCAAGATGTCGACGAAGCAGAAAGACCGTGTATTTTTTGAAGTGCTCGCGAAGCTCAATCGTTACATTGAGGCGAATATCAAGACTGAGGGCTTTTTGCCTTCGGAGAGTAAGATGTGTGAGTTGTTTGAGGTCAGCCGAGTTACTTATCGTTCTGCAGTGGCCGCGTTTCGCACAAATGGATTCATCGTGAGTTACCCCAAGAAAGGGCACTACGTGCTACCACGTCAATATTGGGCGAAGAAGGTCGGGGTGGTTCTCGGGCATGGTAAAGAAAGCCCTTTTATCCAGCTTGGTGAGATACTAGGATCGCTTATTAATAATTTGGAATGCGATGGCATCAACGTGCAGATCATTCAGTCTAGTCTGCCTGAGAATTTAAGGTGGCGCGCGATGGCACACGGTGTGCGAGCCTTAGCTTGGGTCTATCCCAGCGATGAAGTTCGTTCTGTGATCCAGCAAGCTTCCGGCCCCTTGCCGTATTCAGAATTGCTGATTGATACGCAGTATTTATCGTCAGCAATCGGTATTGAGCAGCCCACGCCCGTCATCGCGATCGATGGCGATGATTATAATTCGCGGAAAATACATTTTATCCATGCGCGAGGACATCGGAAAGTCGCCTTCATTAGCTCTACCCAGGCAGAATCTCAACGCTTGAGTCGAATCATTGGTAAACTGGCTCTGGAATTTGAGGGCATGCATATATTTCTTCAGCAGAGTGATTCGCTGCTTGAAATTATCAAGTTAGCTCAACGACAAGCGGTCACTGCAATCGTTGCTACTGGTAACCTCCATGAGCAAGAGCAGTTGATTCGGTCTTTAAACGCTTTGGATGTGGCGGGAAGCCTGGAGGTGTTTCTTCCCAATGAGCATATCTTGAAATATTTTCAGCAGCAATATCCCAGCTTGGGCATATCTGGCTATTCTTTTATCGACTGGAAGCAATTTGGAGAGACTGCAGCGGAGGCGTTGTCTGCCAATATTTTATCAGGCAAGCCGATTCAGTCGCGTTTGGTGCGCTCTTACCACGATTGTATATTGGATTGAAAATAAAAATCATATTTATGAATAGATACCCCCATATCCTACCTCTGCCTATACTCGAACACGGGCAAATTATCTCACCAGACGGCTGTGATCTGCGATCACTCTGCACTGTTAGCAAGGAGGGCATTTAACATGTGCGCTGAACTCACTGCGATTGAATCAATGCCCGATCCATTTGAACTCTCGCGCGAATGGAGAGCTCTCTGGATACAGCCACCGCTGAGGCCGAAAAGTTTACAGACCGGAGAGGTGTTGCCGGAGCGATGTCTCTTTCGCGAGGAATTTTGTCTCTATCAAATTGATCAGCTGACTTTATTTATCAGTGCAGGGTGTGGCTACGAGCTCTATATTAATGGCGTACTGGTTCCGCAGGCTTCTAAAGCCTCTCAGTTTACTTGGAAAAATTACGATGCCATAGATGTGGCTCCGTATCTGAAGTCTGGGCAGAATTGTTTCGCAGTCGTATTGCAGCGAGATCGTCATGAGCCTATGGGCTTGGTTCTCGAATTGCTGAATGCAGAGGGGGAGCTGGTGCTGTGGACGGACGGAGAGTGGCGCACCACCGCGAATGAAATGTTTAATCAGGATTGGCAGTTTGTAGGCTTTAACGATCGCCATTGGGAGCGGGCGATTTCCTGAGATCCATGGTGCCAAATGCTTCGTGTCGTTGGAGAGCCGCCTGTGCACTTAGAATTCGAAGTCGCCGTGGTAGAACATAGTCTTGTTTTAGTATAAGTCCCTATCGACAGCGGCTTTTGCTGACGTTATGGCTGCTACTATGTGTCCTTCTTCTCGCAAGATTTCTAGGTTTTGGCAGCCGGATTTTCCGCTACAACCACGTCGTTGGCCATTCTTTTATGGCTGGATGATCGTAGTATTTGCCACGCTCGGAGTCTCGGCGAGTATGCCGGGGCAGACGGTGGGGGTGAGTGTGTTTACTGCACGTTTAGCAGAGGCCTTAGGATTGAGTGCGATGCAGTTGAGTGTGGCGTATATGCTGGGCACTTTGTTGAGCGCATTTGGGCTCAGTGCGGGTGGCCGCTTTTTCGACCGTTGCGGTGCACGGCGCTCGCTGGTGTATTCTGTGCTGGCTTTGGGCGTGGTGTTGCTGGGCTTGAGTTTTATGGAGCTGTTTTCGCGCTGGTTGAGCTATTTGCCTTTGATGGATGCACGACCTTGGCTGGCACCAGGCCTGGTGCTGGTGGTCGGCTTTGCGCTGTTGCGCTTCACGGGACAAGGAATGGTGACCATGTCTTCACGCGCGATGCTGGGGAAGTGGTTTAATCGGCGGCGTGGGGTCGTGACTGCCTGGAGCGGGGCTGTCGTTTCCTTTGCATTCTCGGGTGCGCCCATGGGCTTCGAATATTTGATTCGGCAACTTGGCTGGCAGGGTGCTTGGCAACTGATGGGCTTAGTTATGATTTGTGTGTTGGCGCTGCTGTTCTGGATTTTTGCCCGGGATAATCCAGAGGAGTGTGGACTTGAAATGGATGGCGATTATGTCGGTAAAGTGCAGCGAGAGAATCTAGATTCTGTCATCTACCGCGATTATACGCTAGCGGAAGCGCGGCGCACCTTTTCCTTTTGGGCGTTCACTGCAATGTTTGGGTTGAACGGCTTAGTGGTCACGGCCTATGCCTTTCATATCATAGCGGTGGGAGAGGAGCTGGGGGTGTCGACCGATTATATCCTAAGGCTGTTTATGCCAGCTGCGATCGTCGCCGTGGTTTCGGGCTTTGCTGTCGCATGGCTCACGGATCAGCCTTTTGTGCGGATCAAGTATCTGCTGTGCGTCATGGCGGTGTCGGCTATGCTTGGTTTTTGTGCGCTGGCAATGGGAGATTATCCGTCGATTAGTTGGCTGCACATCCTGGGGCAAGGTGTTGCGGGCGGGTGTTTTGGGGGCTTGTCTTCGATCGTGTATCCGCGCTTTTTTGGGCGGCAACATTTAGGCGCGATCTCTGGGCTGTTTATGACGGTGATTGTGATGTCAAGTGCGGTGGGGCCGTTTCTGTTTAGCTTGGTGGAGCTGTATCTTGGCGCCTATCGAGCGGGCTTTGCCTTTGCGGCAATCGCGGCGGGCGTGATTGCGGTGGCTGCTTTAGCTGCGGACAATCCACAGCGCCGAAGCAGAACCGACGCGCTTTAGTCGTTAGTAGGAGCGACG
The nucleotide sequence above comes from Coraliomargarita algicola. Encoded proteins:
- a CDS encoding mechanosensitive ion channel family protein; translated protein: MFDFEQIYAAIPKYLPLIVTTTVVVVALRLIQWLWLGRKFDAFSDRKIIPQVLMLLFSLVGVVFVVLSLPVSDTLRAQILSLMGLVMTGVMALSSTTFVANAFAGSMLRLTRSFRVGDYIRIGTQGGRVTERGIFHTEIQTEDRDLTTFPNLFLVTNAVTVVRTSGTIVSATISLGYDLAHARVEELLIEAAKQVELEDPYVHVLELGDFSVTYKVCGFLSDIKVMLTTRSRLKKSILDTLHAANIEIVSPTFMNQRPQKEGVVFIPRACTQADSVSPVDLKTAEELAFDKADDAEAEALMNGEPIGEDDGDSVAGKSAK
- a CDS encoding MFS transporter is translated as MCPSSRKISRFWQPDFPLQPRRWPFFYGWMIVVFATLGVSASMPGQTVGVSVFTARLAEALGLSAMQLSVAYMLGTLLSAFGLSAGGRFFDRCGARRSLVYSVLALGVVLLGLSFMELFSRWLSYLPLMDARPWLAPGLVLVVGFALLRFTGQGMVTMSSRAMLGKWFNRRRGVVTAWSGAVVSFAFSGAPMGFEYLIRQLGWQGAWQLMGLVMICVLALLFWIFARDNPEECGLEMDGDYVGKVQRENLDSVIYRDYTLAEARRTFSFWAFTAMFGLNGLVVTAYAFHIIAVGEELGVSTDYILRLFMPAAIVAVVSGFAVAWLTDQPFVRIKYLLCVMAVSAMLGFCALAMGDYPSISWLHILGQGVAGGCFGGLSSIVYPRFFGRQHLGAISGLFMTVIVMSSAVGPFLFSLVELYLGAYRAGFAFAAIAAGVIAVAALAADNPQRRSRTDAL